TTATCACCATATGCCTGATCTCAGTAGTGATGTTATTACGTGGCCTGCTCACGCTAGTAATAGCACGAAGTAGTTGGCAAAAAGCGGATAAGCGCCGCCGTATCAATACCGTACATAACCTTGGCAACTTGTTATTGGTAGTTGGCCTGATAGCAATTTGGGTAAGCGAACTCCGGGACTTTGCCCTATCCATTGCCGCTTTCTCTGTGGCAATTGTATTGGCACTGAGAGAGGGTGTGCAGTGCCTCGTTGGAGGCTTGTATCAGGCAAACATGCGCTCGTTTACTGTGGGAGACTGGATTAAAGTCGGCAATCAATTTGGTGAAGTCACCGATAGTGACTGGCTAAGTACCACCCTTTTGGAGATCGATCCGCACGGTTTGGGCAATGGCTATACAGGAACAACTCTGTACATCCCAAACAATGCCTTTTTTACCCAACCGGTAAAGAACCTGAACTTTATGCGCCGGTATATTGAGCATACCTTTTCGATTACCCGTGAAAGCAAAGGAATGAATCCATTTGAAGCCAAGAAGTTTATCGCTGAGCGACTTAAAGAACACTGCGAGTCCTTCCGTGAAGTTGCCGAACGCTACTGCAACCTGATCGAGAATCGCATGGGCGTTGAGCTATCAGGACCTGATGCCAAAGTCTGCATTACGACTAATGAACTCGGCCACGATGTAACCACGGTAACCGTTTTTTGCCCCAGAGAGGAAGCCACCAATATCGAACAGCTGGTGACTGAAGACTTCTATAACTTTTGGTTCGAGAAGACCAAGGACGTGGAGTCTAAAGCTTAACGCAGTCGTATTAAAGGGTATCCGCGATTGAAGCCGCTAGCAGTTCTGCATTGCTAGCGGCTATTGTATGAATTTGCCGCTAACTTTCCCCATCGACCCGGAAGTTGGTAACCTCCCAGGCGCGCTCACGGATAACCCGCGCATTATCCTCTAGGTTGGAGGTGCCTGTAGGGTCTCCATCTATTGTGATATCCGGGTTGGACCACTGCTGAATTCTGGGGCCACCTCGATCCGACGGGCAATTGTAGGCCATCACACTCCTCCAAGTTGAAGGGGTGGAATTGCAGTAGCCGTGGCCATATTCAAACGGCTCCATATTCGAATCACTGTAGATAATATGTCGGGCTCCCAGCAGGTGGCCAATTTCATGGGCAAAGCTGAAGTACCCCGTTGCACACCCTTCCCTTGCGAAAGCAAAGGCTGTTGATTCCGATGCGTAGATCGTCTTAGCCAGTCCACATGATCCGCTGTACAAATCATTGCCGGTTAAAACAATCATTACATCTGCACTATACAAGTCTCTAAGTTCGTATAGTTCTTTAGTTTCTGGATATGCGTCATTCGAAAAGTACTCGCGGTCCACATAGAAGCTACCGCTTTCTGCATAGCTGGTTCTATAAGCGTGAACAATTTCTACCGAGGTATTGACTTCACTATTGGCAAATGAAACATTGGTTTCCTCTTCCAATAAATCCATGTAGGCGGGTACATCACCGGCGTCTGCCTCAAAGGCATCGGTATAAGCAACTATAACGGTTATTTTTCCACCAGAGTCAGTAGTCGCAATTCCTGAGGTTGTGTTTAGCGCGCCAACCTTGGAAGTAAAATCCATCTCTTCGAAGTAGTTACTATCATGGTCGACAAGTGAATTGTCTGGAACCTCAGCGATTGTAACCGCACCTTTTCCGGCAGGTCTCACTTTGTAGAGCCTACCTTCAGATTGTATTGAGCCAACAATTCTACCTTGTTCTCTGCTAAGGTGATAAACCCTTTTCCATCCTCAGAAAATGCAGATAGTGAAGCCCTATTTTTTGTTGAGCGAATATTTTGCAAGGTAAACCGTTGCTTGCCGAGCTCACTGGGAACCTCAAGGGTACTACCGGGCTTCAAGCTAAAAATCTTATTATTTAAACTTTTTTTAGTTTTATGTGAGATTAGATTTGATCTACTTTCACTCATGGAAGACTCAAAAACAACATGCACATTTTCTTCTGAATGAGCGCCAAATATAGAAAATAGCAACACGAAAGGCGCAAGAATTTTAAAGCTTTTCACAGACATACTCCCTGTATCTGCTTCTCGGAAAATCAATTTAGAAAGATTCGCACTAAAGATAAAAATAAATCTGTTAATGCAGTCTTTAAAAGACTGAATAGAAATATTTATTGAAATCCACAGTGCGCGGCTACTCTATATGATTTTTAACTAAAAGAATATTCTTACGCCTACCATTAATTTAGCTTCGCAAATTTTTGACAAGTTACTATCTGAAGAGCAGATAACTTTTTGGAAAATTAAATTCAAATGAAAGCTAAATCACAATCCTTTAAATGGAAACTGAAAATATTTCACTTAACCACTCAATAAATGCTCTAACCCTGGGAGATAAAAAGCGATTCTGGGTGAACACAACCGATACCGGCTCGCTGGGCGGGCGAAAATTGGGCAATATTTCAACTAAATTTCCAGCATCCAACTCTTTTTCTACATGAAACTTTGGAAACTGAGCTAATCCGAGCCCCCGCTTAACGCCATCCAAGTAACTCTCTGTCCCAATTACCGTCAATTGCGCCGGAACTTGCAACGTCTCTATCCTATCGCCAAGACAAAAAGAGAGCGGAGTAGACTTGCCAGTCGTTATAGAGCGAAGCGCTACAACACGGTGACCATTCAGTTGTTCCAAAGAGCTTGGGTGGCCGTAGTGTTCCAGGTATTGCGGCGATGCGCATGTAAGCCGTTCCAGCATGGTTAAACGCCTGGCAATCAGCTCACTATCTGCCAAGTGTCCATAGCGAATAGCACAGTCGACCCCTTCTTGGACTAAGTCCACCCATCGATCCCCCTCACTCATTACCAAAGAAATGTCAGGATACTGGGCAAGAAATTGGGGGAGTTGCGGCATAACAAAATGACGGGCAATAGTCCCTTGTACATCTACCCTCACCTCACCGCCTGGCAATAAACCTGTAAATGCCCCTTCTGCTTCCTCTACGTCCGCAAGTATTGAAATACAGCGCTGATAATACAGTTCCCCATCCAGTGTTGCCCTGACCTTGCGAGTCGATCGCTGCAACAACCTGACTCCCAGCCGTTTCTCTAGCCGGTTGATGACCTGAGTCGATGTCGACCTCGGAACCCCAAGGTCGGTAGAAGCGGCTGTAAAACTGCCCCGCTCCACAATCCGCACGTACAAGCGCATCGCATCCAGCTTATCCATATCGCCCTATTGTTTGGTTATTTGGAACAATAGGTTCTATTTTAGCCGGATTATCTACATGAATAACACGAATAGTATGGAAATACAGCCAAATCAGGGAGCTGCAAGGGCGGCTCCAGTAATCACTACGGAGATCATTATGGAGAAAGTGGCACTGGTAACAGGAGCTTCCCGTGGCATAGGCGCGGCGATCGCCTCTCGCCTGGCAAAGGATGGCTTTACCATTCTGGTGAACTTTGAAAGTAATATTTCAGCTGCCGAAAAGTTGGTAAACCGCATTGAAACCGAGGGTGGCAAGGCGGTTACTGCCCAAGCCGATATCAGTGATCAACAGGCGGTTTCACGCCTATTCAACTCGGCAGAAGTCACCTTTGGCGGAATCAATACTGTCATCAATAATGCGGGCATTATGAAACTAGCCCCTCTGGCAGAATGTGAAGAAGATGATTTCGATCGTCAGGTAGCTGTAAATCTTAAGGGCACCTTCAATGTCATGCGTGAAGCCACCGCAAGGCTTCAAGAAGGTGGCCGGATTGTCAACTTATCCTCGAGTGTCGTCGATTTGTGTATGCCGAATTACAGCGTATATGCGGCGACCAAGGCAGCTGTTGAAGCTCTGACCCAGGTAGTCGCCAAGGAAATGCGGGGGAGAGATATCACTGTGAATGCCGTCGCCCCAGGACCTACGGCTACCGAGCTCTTCCTATCCGGAAAGACTGATGAAATGGTGGGAACTCTTGCCAAAATGTCGCCACTTGAGCGATTGGGAAGGCCTGAAGATATTGCGAATACCGTTGCCTTTTTAGTCAGTGAGCAAGGTGGCTGGATCAACGGCCAAGTTATACGAGCCAACGGTGGAATTATCTAGCTTCACAGCCAATGCCCGCTTCAACTTAACAATCTCCAACTGATCGTTATACCAGCTGGAAAGAGGACTAAAAACCAATGGTCGATCAAGCCCAAGTACCGTGGGCTAAATACATCAGGGACACCCTTATCGCTGCAACTATTGCCGGTGCAGCAGCATTCACTTGCTCTATGTTAGAACTACCACCCTGGGCTATGTTTGTTGGCTGGGTTGCTTTCTTTTCGCAGCCAGGCACTGCCTTCAGCGCAATCTCCAGTGGGATTTGTGTTGCTCTGGGAATATTGATGGGGATGACAGCAGCTATAATTAATGCCCTATTGCTACCAATAATGGGCAATATTGCCTTCGCAGTTATAGTGTTTTCCGTTGCATTTGTGGTGGTATCACTAAGAGGACTGCCACTTGTAGGTAATATCATTGCCTGGTTTTTAGGGTTAATCACTTTCTTTGCAGCCCATCCAGCCAACGTTCTATCTGGAGTGATTGGGCTGACAATAGTGACCGCTCTAGGCATCCTCGCTGGCTATTGCTGCTCCTACCTACAATCTCTTACTGGAGAAAGTAAAGCTAATTGATAGTCAGGGAGTCTCGGCATAATTCAGTAATATCCTACAGGACTTAAGAGGCTCCCTGATTTTAAGCTGGTAATCCCAACTTATGTTCAAAACCATATAAATTGATCGCTAAATCGCATCCCCCTCTCTCAATTCACACCGCAAATATCTAGTATCCTATTCATTAGATCATTATTTCTACTACTTAACATACGCGACACGGTATAGTGGTTTTTATTTTTCAAAAGTATATATTCGCACGGGCTTTTCGTTTGCTGTAGCTTCCCACAGTATCTTTTTGACTGATCAATAAATTCCGCAGTCTCATCATCACCTACTGCAACAATCGCTTTGGTGAAACATCTAATATCGCCAAAAATGGGGCTCAAATTAGTAACGTCATCTTCTGATAAACGCAGAGATTCATTGAGATAAGATTGCCTCATCTTTGTTAAGTCATAGAGCCCGCTTAACATAATAGCGCCGCTAATTGAGCTACGGACTTCAGGTGTCCACTCAAATTCTAAAATTTTAGCAACAAGAAAGGCCCCAACAGAGTGACCACAGACCACTATATTACTGGGGTTGCCATTCCAGCGATCAATATTCTTATATATCCATAAGAATGCCTTTATATTTTGCTCAATAATTTCTTTAACACTGACGGCGGGCGCCAAATCATAGTTGACCAAAGCAACTGTACACCCGGCCTCTACAAAGGGCTTGGCAATGTACCGGTATTGCTTTTTATCTAGCGCCCGGAAATACCCGCCGTGGATGAACACAAAAACCGGTGCATTAGGAGATTTAGCAGGGAATATATCAACCTTTTCACCGGGGCTATCTCCGTAGCTGATATCCAGTGAGTTTCTCAGGGTTTGCGTGGCCAAATAGCTTTGTAGCTCATTGATTAGCAGATGGACTCTACCAAATGGGTGCCGCTTACGTAGATTAAACTGATCGTCATATTCACTCATTTCCTGTGTCGGCTCCGCAATTACTGGCTTAAACTGCCTATTTTACACCAATGGGGCTCCCTAGCGTCTGAGGAACCGCTAAACAAATTCGTGACTCCCCTGGCTTATGGAGCAATTCATGCTGAGGCGGGACTTATCTCTCAGGAAGTCGCAAGTTTATGGCGCACTCCTAAATACACTAAGAATGAGCATTGAAAGCCCTTTCTAACTGATACCCCCACATGAGCTAGGCCAGCTTAATGAATGCGTATATCTACTATTTGCAGTTCAAAGAATAAGTATATTTCGTACAAAATCTATTCAACAAAGAAGGAATCCCTGTAACAATCAAGATCTGAAGAGTATTTAACAAGTAAATACCTGCCAACTACATTAACAAATCAGATATAGCGTACAAAAGTTGGAAAGCCATCTCGCTTTTGTTAACCCAAAGAAAGAAAATATAATTTAGTCAGGCTTTCTGATCTATATATAACGCCAATAGTTACATTTTTAGTTTTATCCTACAAATTTTGTTGTGGTCAACTCCAACCGGACACTTCTTTAAGCACATTTCTCAAATTCGATAGGGGCTAGGTCTCCCAGTGTTGTATGTATTCTGCGTGAGTTGTAATAAGCAATATAGGCTCTTACATCTGCTACCGCATCCTCCCTTGTCGGATAAAGGTTTCCCGTTACCCACTCCCGCTTCAGGCTGCTGAAGAAACGTTCAGTCGGTGCGTTGTCCCAACAATTTCCCTTACGGCTCATTGAACACACCATCCCATGCTGACTCAATAACGTTTGGTAGGTATGGCTGGCATACTGACTGCCACGATCAGAGTGATGCAGGAGACCTTTTGGGGGCGAACGCAAATTGACAGCCATCATCAACGCACGAGTTACCAGGGCCGTTTCCATCTTGCGATCTAGATGCCAACCAATAATCCGGCGCGAATAGAGATCAATCACTACCGCCAAGTACAACCAGCCCTGCGAAGTCCAAATATATGTAATATCAGTCGTCCAAACTTGATTTTTAGCGCTCGGTGAGAACTCCCTATTCAGAAGGTTCTCTGCGACCGGCAGGTGATGTTTACTGTCTGTCGTCAGTGTAAATCGCTTCTTACGCTTTACTGCCAAGCCTAGCTTTTTCATGAGCTTGCGGACTCGATAGCGCCCGACTTCAAAGCCTTCTTTACGTAACAGCTTCATTAACCGACGACTTCCCAGGCTCTGTCTAGATTCTGCAAATAGGGCCTTCAAACGATGGCATAGTTGCCATGTTTGAGCATCTATTGAGCTATTACCACGGCAACACCAATCGTAATAACCAGTTTTACTTACTTGCATTACCCGGCAGAGCACCCTAACAGGAAAGCTGCCTTGCTGTTTTTCAATAAAGCTGTACTTTATTTCATTTCTTTCGCAAAGAAGGCGCTGGCCTTTTTTAGGATTTCTTTCTCCATCCGCAACTGCTTATTTTCACGTCGTAATCGCTCTAATTCTGCGCGCTCACCTACATCCAACCTCACACCGTCTTCTTCCTGCTTCAGTTCCTTTATCCAGCGTCGCAGGTTATTGGCTGTTGTTCCTACAACCTCTGCTGCTTTAGAAATTGAATACCCTTGCTCAGAGACTAGCGCTACGGCGTCTTTCTTAAATTCCGGCTTGAAATGCCGACGTGTACCTTTTGTTGTCATACTTCACCTCGCTTGGTAGTTTTACCATCTTAGCGAAGTGTCCGGAAGGATTAGACCACTACATTTTGAACTACAGATCCGCAGAGGACCAAAAGAATGTTAAAGCGTTTAACCGTGCTTATTCTAAGCCTCGTTATATTGTGCGGCGTACCCTTCGTATCATCTCAAGAAAACCCAAAACCTTTTGTTTTCACTGCCATTCCAGACCAGGACCCGGAGCGCTTACAAAAACGCTTTGGCAAAGTTGCAAAGTATTTGTCCGACGCGCTTGGGGTTGAAGTTAAATACTTACCGGTCAAATCCTATAGCGATACGGTTGAAGCCTTTAAAAATAACAAAGTTCAATTGGCTTGGTTCGGCGGATTTACTGGAGTACAAGCCCGTATTGCGGAGCCTGGCGCCAAGGCCATTGCCCAGGGAGAAGGAGATCAAAATTTCACCTCCTATTTTATTGCGAATAAAAGTACTGGACTCACTCCTTCAAAAGAGTTCCCTGTAGTGGTCTAATCCTTCCGGACACTTCGCTAAGATGGTAAAACTACCAAGCGAGGTGAAGTATGACAACAAAAGGTACACGTCGGCATTTCAAGCCGGAATTTAAGAAAGACGCCGTAGCGCTAGTCTCTGAGCAAGGGTATTCAATTTCTAAAGCAGCAGAGGTTGTAGGAACAACAGCCAATAACCTGCGACGCTGGATAAAGGAACTGAAGCAGGAAGAAGACGGTGTGAGGTTGGATGTAGGTGAGCGCGCAGAATTAGAGCGATTACGACGTGAAAATAAGCAGTTGCGGATGGAGAAAGAAATCCTAAAAAAGGCCAGCGCCTTCTTTGCGAAAGAAATGAAATAAAGTACAGCTTTATTGAAAAACAGCAAGGCAGCTTTCCTGTTAGGGTGCTCTGCCGGGTAATGCAAGTAAGTAAAACTGGTTATTACGATTGGTGTTGCCGTGGTAATAGCTCAATAGATGCTCAAACATGGCAACTATGCCATCGTTTGAAGGCCCTATTTGCAGAATCTAGACAGAGCCTGGGAAGTCGTCGGTTAATGAAGCTGTTACGTAAAGAAGGCTTTGAAGTCGGGCGCTATCGAGTCCGCAAGCTCATGAAAAAGCTAGGCTTGGCAGTAAAGCGTAAGAAGCGATTTACACTGACGACAGACAGTAAACATCACCTGCCGGTCGCAGAGAACCTTCTGAATAGGGAGTTCTCACCGAGCGCTAAAAATCAAGTTTGGACGACTGATATTACATATATTTGGACTTCGCAGGGCTGGTTGTACTTGGCGGTAGTGATTGATCTCTATTCGCGCCGGATTATTGGTTGGCATCTAGATCGCAAGATGGAAACGGCCCTGGTAACTCGTGCGTTGATGATGGCTGTCAATTTGCGTTCGCCCCCAAAAGGTCTCCTGCATCACTCTGATCGTGGCAGTCAGTATGCCAGCCATACCTACCAAACGTTATTGAGTCAGCATGGGATGGTGTGTTCAATGAGCCGTAAGGGAAATTATTGGGACAACGCACCGACTGAACGTTTCTTCAGCAGCCTGAAGCGGGAGTGGGTAACGGGAAACCTTTATCCGACAAGGGAGGATGCGGTAGCAGATGTAAGAGCCTATATTGCTTATTACAACTCACGCAGAATACATACAACACTGGGAGACCTAGCCCCTATCGAATTTGAGAAATGTGCTTAAAGAAGTGTCCGGTTGGAGTTGACCACAACACCCCCGTGGTATTGAAGGTATGACATTTACTTTTGGCTCAGAGCACTCCACTTCTGGACGGCTAATGCCGGAATACTTTATTCGAAAAGCGTTTGGTAAGCCCCCTGCCGAGGTGTTCAACCGTGTGGGCTTTGGAGGTGACCACTCCAACACCCTGGATCTTGTGCAATCTGGGAAGTATCAGGTTGGCGCCCTAAATCACAAGGTGTGGGAAAATGAAAAGAAAGCCGGCAAAGTGGATGAAAGCAAAGTGCAAGTGATCTGGAAAACCCCAGGATATCCAGATTACAACTGGACAATTCGTGGGGATGTCGATGAAACCTGGGGCAATGGCTTCTTAGACAAGGTCCAGCAAGCGATTTTGAATATGCGGGACCCTAAACTACTTGCCGCATTTCCCCGCAAAGGGTTTATCAAAGCAGACAACTCAATGTACCAGCCAATCGTCGAGACCGCTCACGAAATTGGCTTGTTAAATAATGAGTAAGCGAATCAGGTTCAAATTGTCCCTACTAACCAGTTCATGGCCTAGCTAAGAAGCCTCCGGGGGTGTCAGATCCTGCAAA
This DNA window, taken from Microbulbifer sp. MKSA007, encodes the following:
- a CDS encoding mechanosensitive ion channel, with translation MKPEFLAHILDSKLFITICLISVVMLLRGLLTLVIARSSWQKADKRRRINTVHNLGNLLLVVGLIAIWVSELRDFALSIAAFSVAIVLALREGVQCLVGGLYQANMRSFTVGDWIKVGNQFGEVTDSDWLSTTLLEIDPHGLGNGYTGTTLYIPNNAFFTQPVKNLNFMRRYIEHTFSITRESKGMNPFEAKKFIAERLKEHCESFREVAERYCNLIENRMGVELSGPDAKVCITTNELGHDVTTVTVFCPREEATNIEQLVTEDFYNFWFEKTKDVESKA
- a CDS encoding M12 family metallo-peptidase; protein product: MRPAGKGAVTIAEVPDNSLVDHDSNYFEEMDFTSKVGALNTTSGIATTDSGGKITVIVAYTDAFEADAGDVPAYMDLLEEETNVSFANSEVNTSVEIVHAYRTSYAESGSFYVDREYFSNDAYPETKELYELRDLYSADVMIVLTGNDLYSGSCGLAKTIYASESTAFAFAREGCATGYFSFAHEIGHLLGARHIIYSDSNMEPFEYGHGYCNSTPSTWRSVMAYNCPSDRGGPRIQQWSNPDITIDGDPTGTSNLEDNARVIRERAWEVTNFRVDGES
- a CDS encoding LysR family transcriptional regulator, whose protein sequence is MDKLDAMRLYVRIVERGSFTAASTDLGVPRSTSTQVINRLEKRLGVRLLQRSTRKVRATLDGELYYQRCISILADVEEAEGAFTGLLPGGEVRVDVQGTIARHFVMPQLPQFLAQYPDISLVMSEGDRWVDLVQEGVDCAIRYGHLADSELIARRLTMLERLTCASPQYLEHYGHPSSLEQLNGHRVVALRSITTGKSTPLSFCLGDRIETLQVPAQLTVIGTESYLDGVKRGLGLAQFPKFHVEKELDAGNLVEILPNFRPPSEPVSVVFTQNRFLSPRVRAFIEWLSEIFSVSI
- a CDS encoding SDR family oxidoreductase — translated: MNNTNSMEIQPNQGAARAAPVITTEIIMEKVALVTGASRGIGAAIASRLAKDGFTILVNFESNISAAEKLVNRIETEGGKAVTAQADISDQQAVSRLFNSAEVTFGGINTVINNAGIMKLAPLAECEEDDFDRQVAVNLKGTFNVMREATARLQEGGRIVNLSSSVVDLCMPNYSVYAATKAAVEALTQVVAKEMRGRDITVNAVAPGPTATELFLSGKTDEMVGTLAKMSPLERLGRPEDIANTVAFLVSEQGGWINGQVIRANGGII
- a CDS encoding DUF1097 domain-containing protein, translating into MVDQAQVPWAKYIRDTLIAATIAGAAAFTCSMLELPPWAMFVGWVAFFSQPGTAFSAISSGICVALGILMGMTAAIINALLLPIMGNIAFAVIVFSVAFVVVSLRGLPLVGNIIAWFLGLITFFAAHPANVLSGVIGLTIVTALGILAGYCCSYLQSLTGESKAN
- a CDS encoding alpha/beta hydrolase, yielding MSEYDDQFNLRKRHPFGRVHLLINELQSYLATQTLRNSLDISYGDSPGEKVDIFPAKSPNAPVFVFIHGGYFRALDKKQYRYIAKPFVEAGCTVALVNYDLAPAVSVKEIIEQNIKAFLWIYKNIDRWNGNPSNIVVCGHSVGAFLVAKILEFEWTPEVRSSISGAIMLSGLYDLTKMRQSYLNESLRLSEDDVTNLSPIFGDIRCFTKAIVAVGDDETAEFIDQSKRYCGKLQQTKSPCEYILLKNKNHYTVSRMLSSRNNDLMNRILDICGVN
- a CDS encoding IS3 family transposase (programmed frameshift), whose protein sequence is MTTKGTRRHFKPEFKKDAVALVSEQGYSISKAAEVVGTTANNLRRWIKELKQEEDGVRLDVGERAELERLRRENKQLRMEKEIPKKGQRLLCERNEIKYSFIEKQQGSFPVRVLCRVMQVSKTGYYDWCCRGNSSIDAQTWQLCHRLKALFAESRQSLGSRRLMKLLRKEGFEVGRYRVRKLMKKLGLAVKRKKRFTLTTDSKHHLPVAENLLNREFSPSAKNQVWTTDITYIWTSQGWLYLAVVIDLYSRRIIGWHLDRKMETALVTRALMMAVNLRSPPKGLLHHSDRGSQYASHTYQTLLSQHGMVCSMSRKGNCWDNAPTERFFSSLKREWVTGNLYPTREDAVADVRAYIAYYNSRRIHTTLGDLAPIEFEKCA
- a CDS encoding PhnD/SsuA/transferrin family substrate-binding protein, whose amino-acid sequence is MLKRLTVLILSLVILCGVPFVSSQENPKPFVFTAIPDQDPERLQKRFGKVAKYLSDALGVEVKYLPVKSYSDTVEAFKNNKVQLAWFGGFTGVQARIAEPGAKAIAQGEGDQNFTSYFIANKSTGLTPSKEFPVVV
- a CDS encoding IS3 family transposase (programmed frameshift), which encodes MTTKGTRRHFKPEFKKDAVALVSEQGYSISKAAEVVGTTANNLRRWIKELKQEEDGVRLDVGERAELERLRRENKQLRMEKEIPKKGQRLLCERNEIKYSFIEKQQGSFPVRVLCRVMQVSKTGYYDWCCRGNSSIDAQTWQLCHRLKALFAESRQSLGSRRLMKLLRKEGFEVGRYRVRKLMKKLGLAVKRKKRFTLTTDSKHHLPVAENLLNREFSPSAKNQVWTTDITYIWTSQGWLYLAVVIDLYSRRIIGWHLDRKMETALVTRALMMAVNLRSPPKGLLHHSDRGSQYASHTYQTLLSQHGMVCSMSRKGNYWDNAPTERFFSSLKREWVTGNLYPTREDAVADVRAYIAYYNSRRIHTTLGDLAPIEFEKCA
- a CDS encoding PhnD/SsuA/transferrin family substrate-binding protein, whose product is MTFTFGSEHSTSGRLMPEYFIRKAFGKPPAEVFNRVGFGGDHSNTLDLVQSGKYQVGALNHKVWENEKKAGKVDESKVQVIWKTPGYPDYNWTIRGDVDETWGNGFLDKVQQAILNMRDPKLLAAFPRKGFIKADNSMYQPIVETAHEIGLLNNE